One window from the genome of Candidatus Paceibacterota bacterium encodes:
- a CDS encoding restriction endonuclease produces MAIPTYDNLFNPVIKALHELGGSGSIAEIEEKVANLLKLSEDEINEIHRGNRTKLGYRLAWSRNYLKRFGVLENSSRGVWALTTKGREVNSVDKNIVNHFVKTIDRETDSIEAEVAEGTEPEGAPKLWEEELLEQCLQLSPEAFERLCQRILRESGFVQVEVTGRSGDGGIDGRGIIKIGGLLSFRIIFQCKRYAGSVSSQQIRDFRGAMVGRADKGLVITTGTFTRDAKQEATRDGAPPIDLIEGDELVEKMKELKIGINLKTEEVVEVNKEWFINF; encoded by the coding sequence ATGGCTATCCCAACTTATGATAATTTATTTAATCCAGTAATCAAAGCCTTGCATGAACTTGGCGGCTCCGGTTCTATTGCTGAAATTGAGGAAAAAGTTGCTAATTTATTGAAACTTAGCGAAGATGAAATTAATGAAATTCATCGGGGAAACAGAACCAAGCTTGGTTATCGCCTTGCTTGGTCGCGTAATTATTTGAAGCGTTTTGGTGTATTGGAGAATTCATCAAGAGGAGTATGGGCCCTTACAACCAAGGGAAGAGAGGTGAATAGCGTTGACAAAAATATTGTGAATCATTTTGTTAAAACCATCGATCGTGAAACTGATTCAATTGAGGCGGAGGTTGCAGAAGGTACTGAGCCGGAAGGTGCGCCGAAACTTTGGGAGGAAGAATTACTTGAACAATGTTTGCAACTGAGCCCGGAAGCTTTCGAGAGGTTATGTCAGAGAATTTTGCGTGAATCAGGTTTTGTCCAAGTAGAAGTTACTGGTCGTTCGGGTGATGGCGGTATAGATGGGAGGGGTATTATTAAAATTGGAGGCCTATTGAGTTTTAGAATTATATTTCAATGTAAACGTTATGCGGGAAGTGTCTCGTCACAACAAATACGAGATTTTAGAGGTGCGATGGTAGGTCGAGCTGACAAGGGTCTGGTTATTACAACTGGCACATTTACTCGGGATGCCAAACAAGAAGCGACGAGAGATGGCGCGCCTCCTATTGATTTGATCGAAGGAGATGAACTGGTGGAAAAAATGAAAGAACTCAAAATTGGAATTAATCTCAAGACGGAAGAAGTTGTAGAGGTGAATAAAGAATGGTTTATAAACTTTTAA
- a CDS encoding DNA cytosine methyltransferase has translation MQKKTKIRAVDFFCSGGGMTNGLIQAGIDVIAGIDNDSSCKETYEKNNPNSQFITADVFALKEIDLAKRLGLKKNDDEIVFIGCSPCQYWSIIQHDKTKSQKSKNLLIEFKRFVDYFNPGYVLVENVPGILRKKDQSGLNNFVSNLKDRGYKVHFEIVNMSDYGIPQARKRFSLVASRVIDKEIFPEYSINKKRTVADVLGEKNGFQKVKAGFRDDTEFNHSVAGLTSKNLLRLKKTAKNGGSWLDWAHDKNLKRKKYKGNGFIDNYGRMSWDKPAPTITTKFLSISNGRFAHPEENRAISIREGATLQTFPKDYVFYAKNMSDIARMIGNAVPPEFARQLGKIIIENYESK, from the coding sequence ATGCAAAAAAAAACAAAAATAAGAGCAGTTGACTTTTTTTGCTCGGGAGGTGGAATGACGAATGGTCTAATTCAGGCAGGGATTGACGTGATTGCTGGCATAGATAATGATTCTTCATGCAAAGAGACATATGAAAAGAATAATCCCAACTCGCAATTCATAACGGCTGATGTATTTGCTTTAAAAGAAATTGATCTTGCGAAAAGACTTGGATTGAAAAAAAACGATGATGAGATTGTGTTTATTGGTTGCAGCCCATGTCAGTATTGGTCTATTATTCAGCATGATAAAACAAAATCGCAAAAATCAAAAAATCTTCTTATTGAATTTAAGAGATTCGTTGACTACTTTAACCCTGGTTATGTATTGGTTGAAAATGTCCCGGGAATATTACGGAAAAAAGATCAGAGCGGCTTGAATAATTTTGTTTCCAATTTAAAAGACAGGGGATACAAGGTTCATTTTGAGATTGTGAATATGAGTGATTATGGCATTCCTCAGGCTCGCAAAAGATTTTCCTTGGTTGCCAGCAGAGTGATTGACAAAGAAATATTTCCAGAATATTCAATAAATAAAAAACGTACCGTTGCTGATGTTTTAGGGGAGAAAAATGGATTTCAAAAAGTGAAGGCTGGATTTAGGGATGATACGGAATTTAATCATTCGGTTGCCGGCCTTACATCAAAGAATTTACTTCGTCTTAAGAAGACTGCAAAAAATGGAGGTTCTTGGCTTGATTGGGCCCATGATAAGAATTTAAAAAGGAAAAAATACAAAGGTAATGGTTTTATTGATAATTATGGTCGTATGAGCTGGGATAAGCCTGCCCCGACTATTACGACTAAATTTTTAAGCATTTCTAATGGTAGGTTTGCTCATCCTGAAGAAAATAGGGCTATTTCTATTCGAGAAGGTGCGACGCTGCAAACATTTCCCAAAGACTATGTATTTTATGCGAAGAATATGTCAGATATTGCGCGAATGATAGGGAACGCTGTTCCTCCCGAATTTGCGAGACAGCTTGGTAAAATTATAATTGAAAATTATGAATCAAAATGA
- a CDS encoding cation diffusion facilitator family transporter — translation MQKDHGDDCCAINLENSGNKNIKTVLIIVFLINFGMFFVEIIGGFIAHSNSLLADSLDMLGDAFIYGITIAVMSKHPSVRAKGSLAKGIIMLLLGVFVFAEIIFKIINPVVPTAGTITIIGFAALMANAVSFILLYKHRSTDLNVRSSWLCSRNDMLANVGVIAAGFLVAHFNSIWPDITIGFIIALIVIRSSLQIIIESLRHINNREVCDKE, via the coding sequence ATGCAAAAAGATCATGGAGATGATTGTTGCGCTATTAACTTAGAAAATTCCGGGAATAAAAATATTAAAACGGTTTTGATCATAGTGTTTTTAATTAACTTTGGGATGTTTTTTGTAGAAATAATTGGCGGTTTTATAGCACATTCGAATTCTCTGCTTGCCGATTCTCTTGATATGCTCGGGGATGCTTTTATTTATGGGATTACTATTGCGGTAATGTCGAAACATCCTTCTGTCCGAGCCAAGGGGTCTCTTGCAAAGGGTATCATAATGCTTCTCCTGGGAGTTTTTGTTTTTGCCGAAATCATATTCAAAATTATTAATCCTGTTGTTCCAACTGCCGGAACGATCACTATCATAGGCTTTGCGGCATTAATGGCAAATGCTGTCTCTTTTATCTTGCTTTATAAGCACAGGTCGACAGATCTAAATGTCAGGTCATCGTGGCTCTGTTCTCGCAATGATATGCTGGCGAATGTTGGTGTCATCGCAGCCGGCTTTTTGGTGGCGCATTTTAATTCTATATGGCCGGATATCACCATTGGCTTTATTATAGCTCTTATTGTTATTCGTTCATCGTTACAAATAATTATAGAATCCTTAAGACATATTAATAACAGAGAAGTTTGTGATAAGGAATAG
- a CDS encoding aminoglycoside adenylyltransferase domain-containing protein — translation MENLEHIKKATPHKVINNVLCFLTEGIQNIFADDLVGIYLTGSLSYGDFNKERSDIDLAVVLKNPAPGEKIQKVKQLHIDAEKKFPRWAKRIECSYISLFMLENILPPKEGRPYFGAGKFCPMAKYGNEWIIDQYVLVHDGIALIGPEFKTLIKKRIESKDLIEARIRDLFEEWEPKIKDTAYLNDPHQQSYLVLHLCRILYTILTGKLASKPKSAAWIKNEFGEWKNLIEEAEAWRYGQEMKRQKEVVEFIRFVIGKVGELNKPKK, via the coding sequence ATGGAAAATCTTGAACACATCAAAAAAGCGACGCCGCACAAGGTCATCAACAATGTACTCTGCTTTTTGACAGAGGGGATTCAGAATATTTTTGCCGATGATCTGGTCGGGATCTATCTCACCGGATCTCTATCCTATGGCGATTTCAACAAAGAGCGGAGCGACATCGATCTTGCGGTCGTTCTGAAAAATCCGGCGCCTGGCGAAAAGATCCAAAAAGTGAAACAATTGCACATTGACGCGGAGAAAAAATTCCCAAGATGGGCCAAAAGGATCGAGTGCTCATATATTTCACTTTTCATGCTTGAAAACATTCTTCCGCCCAAAGAAGGACGGCCCTATTTCGGAGCGGGAAAATTTTGTCCCATGGCGAAATATGGAAACGAATGGATCATTGATCAGTATGTTCTTGTTCACGATGGAATTGCGCTTATCGGTCCGGAGTTCAAAACGCTCATCAAGAAACGGATTGAAAGCAAAGATTTAATCGAAGCTCGCATACGAGACTTGTTCGAGGAATGGGAGCCGAAAATAAAGGACACGGCATATCTGAACGATCCGCACCAGCAGTCCTATCTCGTGTTGCACCTGTGCCGGATCCTCTATACGATCTTGACTGGGAAACTTGCTTCCAAGCCGAAATCCGCCGCTTGGATTAAGAATGAATTTGGCGAATGGAAAAACCTGATCGAAGAAGCCGAGGCTTGGCGCTATGGTCAGGAGATGAAACGGCAGAAAGAGGTGGTGGAGTTTATAAGATTTGTGATCGGGAAGGTGGGGGAGCTGAACAAGCCAAAGAAATGA
- a CDS encoding very short patch repair endonuclease has product MDIYSKKKRSEIMSKVRSKDSKLEIEFRKKLWKVGFRYCKNSSKYFGKPDLVLSKYKAVIFVDSCFWHGCKRHGSMPNTRKRFWQLKLARNVERDREVTKYYKKIGWKIFRIWEHQLKNGQKIIDRIIQRI; this is encoded by the coding sequence ATGGATATTTACTCAAAAAAGAAGCGAAGCGAGATAATGTCTAAAGTCCGAAGCAAGGACAGCAAGCTGGAGATTGAATTTAGAAAAAAACTCTGGAAAGTGGGATTTCGTTACTGTAAAAATTCATCAAAATATTTCGGGAAGCCCGACTTGGTTTTATCAAAATACAAGGCTGTCATTTTTGTAGATTCTTGTTTCTGGCATGGATGCAAAAGGCATGGGAGTATGCCAAATACCAGAAAAAGATTTTGGCAATTAAAGTTAGCACGGAATGTTGAAAGAGATAGGGAAGTAACGAAATATTATAAAAAAATTGGCTGGAAAATTTTTCGAATTTGGGAGCATCAATTAAAAAACGGCCAGAAAATTATAGATCGAATTATTCAAAGGATATAG
- a CDS encoding SRPBCC domain-containing protein, whose product MAIEKSDLIVTYQFNAPPAKVWKAWTHKNQIKKWWGPDGFVATHIEIDLRVGGKYLYCIRGVNSPGGKERDFWRGGVFRDISSPDSMQQGKIVMIDSFTDEKGNKVPASYYGMNENFPLEMMIAVTFKEEDGDTKLTLQCPDVGGISSDDLFKMKEGWKQSLRKLEKVL is encoded by the coding sequence ATGGCAATTGAAAAAAGCGATCTTATTGTGACCTATCAATTCAATGCTCCGCCTGCAAAAGTGTGGAAGGCGTGGACGCATAAGAATCAGATCAAAAAATGGTGGGGACCCGATGGTTTTGTTGCGACACATATCGAAATTGATCTCCGCGTCGGGGGAAAATATCTTTATTGTATTCGCGGAGTCAACAGTCCCGGCGGAAAGGAACGGGATTTTTGGAGAGGTGGAGTCTTCCGTGACATTTCGTCGCCGGATTCGATGCAGCAGGGAAAGATCGTGATGATCGATTCTTTCACTGACGAAAAAGGGAATAAAGTTCCTGCTTCATATTATGGAATGAACGAAAATTTCCCTTTGGAAATGATGATAGCGGTTACATTCAAAGAGGAAGATGGAGACACGAAACTTACTCTGCAATGCCCCGATGTCGGCGGAATCAGCTCCGACGATCTATTCAAAATGAAGGAGGGTTGGAAGCAGTCTCTGCGCAAGCTTGAGAAAGTGTTGTAG
- a CDS encoding ATP-binding protein, whose amino-acid sequence MNQNDQEKDILKMTFDPATIEHLGVRMYSTLPPVLAELVANSYDANASDVTVFLYDKYGKREIAVKDNGIGMNLEEINSKFLRIGRNRRDEEEVESITGGRKVIGKKGIGKLSFFGIAEEIEVITKKNLKMNVFILRWQDIKESKTAEYHPQLIKIDEPCDAKNGTTIILRGLHRQTEFDSSALAVALSKIFIVDNTFKVSIQYNEENPFFVENEKKYADLKKEVEWDVPKEIKLESDYSEKNKVTGYLIATETPISPKTNMRGVTLFSRKKLVNLPEYFSESMSSHFFSYLTGWLEVDFIDDLDEDVIATDRKSLNWGHPEMLKLRDYLRKVINWLEQDWRKRRAEIRSKEAENKTGMSIGEWRNHIPENIREDLDPIIGALLKDSEMTEEKLVSSLKGLQNIIKPYPYFHWRNLHPVLKKIVFNYYKNSDYYGAVLEGVTEYVNQIKAKTASSNVDLRLIKEAFSPDQPKPQNPPLPPVLPILSVTKKYKRPDGTDFKPLTLENISKGHGLLARAMWMAFRNPKAHETAEDLRQSGLYTEQDCLDALSLLSHLFNRLDNAETI is encoded by the coding sequence ATGAATCAAAATGATCAAGAAAAGGATATTTTAAAAATGACATTTGATCCGGCGACGATTGAACATCTTGGCGTTCGAATGTACTCAACGTTACCACCGGTTCTCGCTGAGTTGGTAGCAAATTCTTATGATGCTAATGCCTCAGACGTGACTGTTTTTCTATATGATAAATACGGAAAACGGGAAATTGCTGTCAAAGATAATGGTATTGGAATGAATCTCGAAGAAATCAATAGTAAATTTCTTCGTATCGGTCGTAATAGACGAGATGAGGAAGAAGTAGAAAGTATTACAGGAGGGAGAAAAGTAATAGGGAAAAAGGGCATAGGGAAGTTATCATTTTTTGGGATTGCTGAGGAGATTGAAGTGATTACGAAGAAGAATTTAAAAATGAACGTTTTTATTCTTCGATGGCAAGACATAAAAGAATCTAAAACCGCTGAATATCATCCGCAACTTATAAAGATTGATGAACCTTGCGATGCTAAAAATGGTACAACAATTATCCTTCGTGGACTTCATCGTCAAACCGAATTTGATTCGTCAGCTCTTGCTGTTGCATTGTCAAAAATCTTTATTGTAGATAATACTTTTAAAGTTTCTATCCAGTATAATGAAGAAAACCCTTTTTTTGTTGAAAACGAGAAGAAGTATGCGGATTTAAAAAAAGAAGTTGAGTGGGACGTTCCAAAAGAAATTAAACTCGAATCAGATTATTCAGAAAAAAATAAAGTTACTGGATATCTTATTGCGACAGAAACGCCGATTTCACCAAAAACTAATATGCGTGGAGTTACTTTATTTTCTAGGAAAAAATTGGTAAATTTACCGGAGTATTTTTCTGAAAGCATGTCAAGTCATTTCTTTTCGTATTTGACTGGTTGGCTGGAAGTAGATTTTATTGATGATCTTGATGAAGACGTTATAGCTACAGATCGAAAATCTTTAAATTGGGGTCATCCGGAAATGTTAAAATTAAGAGATTATTTAAGAAAAGTTATTAATTGGCTGGAACAAGATTGGCGTAAAAGAAGAGCAGAAATAAGATCAAAAGAGGCAGAAAATAAAACTGGCATGAGTATTGGTGAGTGGCGAAATCATATACCTGAAAATATTAGAGAAGATCTTGATCCTATCATCGGTGCTTTATTGAAAGATTCTGAGATGACAGAAGAAAAGCTTGTAAGCAGTTTAAAGGGTCTTCAAAATATAATTAAACCATATCCGTACTTTCACTGGCGCAATTTGCATCCAGTTTTAAAAAAAATTGTCTTTAATTATTATAAAAATAGCGATTATTATGGTGCCGTACTGGAGGGTGTGACTGAATATGTTAATCAGATTAAAGCTAAAACCGCATCCAGTAATGTTGATCTTAGATTGATTAAAGAAGCTTTTTCACCGGATCAGCCGAAACCACAAAACCCGCCTCTGCCTCCTGTTCTACCAATATTATCTGTAACAAAAAAGTATAAACGGCCCGATGGTACAGATTTTAAGCCACTTACATTGGAAAACATTTCCAAAGGACATGGTCTATTGGCTCGTGCGATGTGGATGGCTTTTAGAAATCCAAAGGCGCACGAAACTGCTGAAGATTTGAGACAGTCTGGCTTATATACGGAACAAGATTGTCTAGACGCATTAAGTCTTTTATCACATTTATTCAATCGATTGGATAATGCGGAAACAATCTAA
- a CDS encoding SET domain-containing protein-lysine N-methyltransferase, giving the protein MKKTSVGKDPSRHKDWIVKRSKILGKGVFAARDFKKGEVVIEWDLKSQVKKEDIPDLPDPIRKNVYYYKGKYIIPTSPGKYLNHSCDANTFAKNARDIASRDIKKGEEITINFSEESIVGLKMKCKCGSKKCRNRIKSKPEKA; this is encoded by the coding sequence ATGAAAAAAACATCAGTAGGAAAAGATCCTTCCAGGCACAAAGATTGGATAGTGAAGAGATCAAAGATACTTGGCAAGGGCGTGTTTGCGGCGCGCGATTTCAAAAAAGGGGAAGTTGTCATCGAGTGGGACTTGAAGAGTCAAGTGAAAAAAGAAGACATTCCGGATCTTCCGGATCCGATCAGAAAAAATGTCTATTACTACAAAGGAAAATATATCATTCCGACGTCTCCTGGGAAATATCTAAATCATTCCTGCGATGCAAACACATTCGCGAAAAATGCCCGTGATATCGCTTCCAGGGATATCAAAAAAGGCGAAGAGATCACGATCAATTTTTCCGAAGAATCTATAGTCGGTTTGAAAATGAAATGCAAATGCGGAAGCAAGAAATGCAGGAATAGAATAAAGAGCAAGCCGGAGAAGGCTTGA
- a CDS encoding carbohydrate binding domain-containing protein: protein MNRNGDIVRAIIFAAMVLLMAPSTVGAVEMHKGDQYPGYDVVVKDFGCGERCLVTLTISGEDVFYQEGAINTAHGHIYITVKRVTNSFADIIISDTPIAYSQCKYLVISSSPSGIDITEFNVGWIGTTPFKVEVCQGDTGKLLVFESSEYRTQTKRVDFSSSDVFVTLEEKPVATPEPTVAPTAVSTPAPTPEVTPEPVITPVQPWSVTLNLATGVPDGNVWQAPKESGVTSTKIFKNLTGVIVWHYNWSNSAWIFYDPAMDNPEWAWANKLQNITPSDSYSFYSDADRRITFELEKPTPEPTPEPTPEPTPEPTPELTPEPTPVNIIGDSGFESGTLPWIFYAKKAGTFSIEPSNVTGNVAKLAITGNSSNIQLYQAGVVLESNTRYRLTFAAYSNVGRNIKVRLIKHASPYTPYMPDYYVNLGTGWQTFTTEFTTTGFTGAVNDGRLMFWLASQAAAGDIYYIDDVKLEKIEESKPILSVPNSRMYSLNEEMTLVIKGNACTLSGVDSQPETWKVSSCLNYILENKDIKLKRNVTSDSWEAAIVQYESIKDKYILNKGIETEVYTFNKTILYDGKPMYLLSRLSYPQYNYSLSYEYSVKDENSVNLSSVLIKGNIPDNVLNQTVYYIDLEYLEFIAFSAPVVQGTLKIGYRYVGKKEARELAKKAYESPAEFKNTIEKTTSELRQKEFAEGVKLEVKNLGDLTKEELIRLRKVLFE, encoded by the coding sequence ATGAATAGAAATGGAGACATAGTAAGGGCAATAATATTTGCCGCAATGGTGCTTCTGATGGCACCATCGACAGTTGGTGCAGTGGAAATGCACAAAGGAGATCAGTATCCGGGATATGATGTTGTGGTAAAAGATTTCGGATGCGGAGAAAGGTGTTTGGTTACATTAACCATTTCAGGAGAAGATGTATTTTACCAGGAAGGGGCAATAAATACGGCTCACGGGCATATTTATATAACAGTCAAAAGAGTTACAAACTCCTTTGCGGATATAATTATTTCAGATACACCGATTGCGTATTCGCAGTGCAAATATCTGGTAATTTCATCCAGTCCGTCAGGAATTGATATAACTGAGTTTAATGTAGGCTGGATAGGCACTACTCCGTTTAAGGTTGAGGTTTGCCAAGGAGATACTGGTAAATTACTTGTTTTTGAAAGTTCGGAATATAGAACTCAAACAAAAAGAGTTGATTTCAGTAGTTCTGATGTATTCGTCACTTTAGAAGAAAAGCCCGTAGCAACTCCGGAGCCAACCGTAGCTCCTACGGCAGTTTCAACTCCGGCACCAACCCCCGAAGTAACTCCTGAACCGGTAATTACTCCGGTCCAGCCATGGTCTGTAACATTGAACCTTGCTACCGGAGTGCCAGATGGAAATGTTTGGCAAGCACCGAAAGAATCAGGTGTAACCAGCACAAAGATTTTTAAAAATCTTACAGGAGTAATAGTCTGGCATTATAATTGGTCCAATAGCGCATGGATATTCTACGATCCTGCTATGGATAATCCGGAATGGGCATGGGCAAATAAACTACAGAATATCACGCCAAGTGATTCCTATTCCTTTTATTCCGATGCGGATAGGAGGATAACTTTTGAGCTCGAAAAACCAACTCCAGAACCCACGCCGGAACCGACTCCGGAACCGACTCCGGAACCCACGCCAGAACTAACCCCGGAACCAACCCCAGTAAATATTATTGGCGACAGCGGGTTTGAATCAGGAACATTGCCCTGGATATTTTATGCAAAAAAAGCAGGAACTTTCAGTATTGAGCCTTCCAACGTTACGGGAAATGTTGCAAAGCTTGCAATTACCGGCAACAGTTCAAATATCCAGTTGTATCAAGCTGGAGTAGTATTGGAATCGAATACGCGATATCGGTTGACCTTTGCGGCTTACTCGAATGTAGGTCGAAATATAAAGGTTAGGCTGATCAAGCACGCATCGCCATATACTCCTTATATGCCGGATTATTATGTTAATCTTGGCACTGGCTGGCAGACATTTACGACTGAATTTACCACAACCGGTTTTACCGGTGCGGTAAATGACGGACGCTTAATGTTCTGGCTTGCGTCCCAAGCAGCGGCAGGAGATATATATTATATCGACGATGTAAAGCTGGAGAAAATTGAAGAATCAAAACCTATATTGTCAGTACCTAATTCGAGAATGTACAGTTTGAATGAGGAAATGACATTGGTAATAAAAGGAAATGCCTGTACTCTTTCGGGCGTTGATTCACAGCCAGAGACTTGGAAGGTTTCGTCTTGCTTGAATTACATCCTTGAAAACAAGGATATAAAATTGAAAAGGAATGTAACTTCGGATAGCTGGGAAGCAGCTATAGTCCAGTACGAGAGTATTAAGGATAAATACATACTAAATAAAGGTATTGAGACCGAAGTTTATACTTTCAATAAAACAATTTTATATGACGGTAAACCTATGTATCTTCTTAGCAGGCTATCCTATCCTCAATATAACTATAGCCTTAGTTATGAGTATAGTGTTAAAGATGAGAATTCAGTAAACTTAAGTTCCGTTTTAATAAAAGGAAATATTCCAGATAATGTATTGAACCAAACGGTATATTATATTGATTTGGAGTATCTTGAGTTTATTGCATTTTCGGCACCAGTAGTACAAGGTACTCTAAAGATAGGATATAGATATGTAGGGAAAAAAGAGGCAAGAGAATTAGCCAAAAAAGCATATGAGTCTCCGGCGGAATTCAAAAATACTATAGAGAAAACAACGTCGGAGTTAAGGCAAAAAGAATTTGCTGAAGGAGTCAAATTGGAAGTCAAGAATCTGGGTGACTTGACAAAAGAAGAATTGATAAGACTTCGTAAGGTTTTGTTTGAATAA